From one Lotus japonicus ecotype B-129 chromosome 3, LjGifu_v1.2 genomic stretch:
- the LOC130709515 gene encoding formin-like protein 5 isoform X2, producing the protein MQTKVLITCLEDLIHLKKEIGEHDYCIPQESPSCTGEISSEIGSVSRENIQKLINNCHPQLKENFVHCLRKNNFPFHIPQEEDDSTFSSRRYLGHVLPQHVSEKEGGSSDKRQKKKSRKAANNKYHKKAFYRAIAITALVTFIAASLLFLCCCRCCGSGKVKQTDERPLLSMSMGDYSSIGSSSYNNPYKNSMKEEKLGVQSSSNNLVDNKNSTHESQEAGVGRVASRPSFDLKPPPGRVGNTMPPLKPPPGRLDPLPPEPPTSKPSDNATAPPPPSAPPAPPRPGSGITPPPAPPPPGGGGPRPPPPPPPGVKPGPRPPPPPKAGIGPPRAPPRIGPKVAKPLGSGPKAQGNVGAASEDEGDDAPKAKLKPFFWDKVQANSDQTMVWNQLKAGSFQFNEEMMETLFGYSAAPPQKNNGSQKKESSSHDQSPQWIQIIDSKKAQNLSILLRALNMTLEEVSDALLEGNELPPEFLQTLMKMAPTSEEELKLRLFTGDISQLGPAERFLKAMVEIPFAFKRMEALLFMGNLKEELTATRDSFAILEVACKELRSSRLFLKLLEAVLKTGNRMNDGTFRGGAQAFKLDTLLKLSDVKGVDGKTTLLHFVVQEIIRTEGIRAARVIKESNSFSSIKTDDLLEDVSQESEEHYRELGLQVVSRLSSELENVKKAAALDADNLTGTTARLGHGLIKTRELVNKDTNSIDHDRGFHETVKGFVEKAEVDVTSLLEEEKKIMALVKSTGDYFHGNSGRDEGLRLFVIVRDFLIMLDKVCKEIQRAPKKPVKTVKQDSSKGSSTSETRPPPPDIRQRLFPAVVDRRADDFSSSDDESP; encoded by the exons ATGCAGACAAAGGTATTGATCACTTGCTTGGAAGATTTGATTCATTTAAAGAAAGAAATTGGAGAGCATGATTATTGCATCCCACAAGAATCACCCAGTTGCACTGGTGAAATTAGTTCAGAAATTGGATCAGTATCAAGAGAAAACATCCAAAAGTTGATTAATAATTGCCATCCTCAGTTGAAGGAAAACTTTGTTCATTGTTTGAGAAAAAACAATTTTCCATTCCATATCCCTCAGGAAGAGGATGACTCCACATTTTCTTCAAGAAGATATCTGGGTCATGTCTTGCCTCAGCATGTATCAGAAAAAGAAGGAGGATCATCTGATAAACGACAGAAAAAAAAGTCGCGCAAGGCCGCTAACAATAAATATCACAAAAAGGCATTTTATCGCGCCATAGCTATAACTGCATTGGTGACATTTATAGCTGCATCACTGCTCTTTTTATGTTGTTGTCGGTGCTGTGGGAGTGGCAAAGTAAAGCAAACTGATGAGAGGCCCCTTCTCAGCATGAGCATGGGTGACTACTCCTCTATTG GTTCTTCTTCCTACAATAACCCATATAAAAATTCAATGAAAGAGGAAAAACTTGGGGTTCAGTCATCAAGTAATAATTTGGTTGATAATAAGAACTCAACACATGAAAGTCAAGAAGCAGGAGTTGGTCGTGTTGCTTCAAGGCCATCATTTGATCTGAAACCTCCTCCTGGAAGGGTAGGAAATACAATGCCTCCTTTAAAACCTCCTCCTGGAAGGCTTGATCCTCTTCCCCCTGAACCACCAACATCTAAGCCTTCTGATAATGccactgctcctcctcctccctctgCTCCCCCTGCACCACCAAGGCCTGGCAGTGGTATCACTCCACCTCCTGCACCCCCACCGCCTGGTGGCGGTGGCCCTCggcctcctccacctccaccacctgGTGTCAAACCCGGTCCTcgcccaccaccacctcctaAGGCTGGTATAGGTCCTCCAAGAGCTCCTCCCCGAATTGGACCTAAGGTGGCTAAACCTTTAGGTAGTGGACCAAAGGCTCAAGGGAATGTTGGAGCTGCTTCagaagatgaaggtgatgatgctCCTAAAGCCAAGTTAAAGCCATTTTTCTGGGATAAGGTTCAAGCCAACTCAGATCAAACAATGGTTTGGAATCAGCTCAAAGCAGGATCATTCCA GTTTAATGAAGAAATGATGGAGACGCTTTTTGGCTATAGTGCTGCCCCGCCGCAGAAAAACAATGGCTCACAGAAGAAAGAGTCTTCCTCACATGATCAATCACCGCAGTGGATCCAGATCATTGACTCAAAGAAAGCACAAAACTTATCTATTCTGCTACGAGCATTGAATATGACACTGGAAGAAGTTTCTGATGCACTTCTTGAAG GAAATGAGCTCCCTCCAGAGTTCCTCCAAACCCTCATGAAGATGGCACCAACATCAGAGGAAGAACTTAAGCTTAGACTTTTCACTGGTGACATTTCCCAACTTGGGCCTGCTGAGCGGTTCCTGAAAGCCATGGTTGAGATTCCATTTGCTTTTAAACGAATGGAAGCACTTCTTTTCATGGGTAATCTTAAAGAGGAACTCACTGCTACCCGGGACTCTTTTGCAATTTTAGAG GTTGCCTGTAAGGAACTAAGAAGCAGCAGATTGTTCCTCAAGCTTCTTGAAGCAGTTCTCAAAACCGGCAACCGAATGAATGATGGGACATTCCGTGGGGGAGCACAAGCATTCAAACTTGACACACTACTGAAATTGTCTGATGTAAAAGGAGTAGATGGCAAGACTACTCTTTTGCACTTTGTTGTGCAGGAGATAATCCGCACTGAGGGCATAAGAGCTGCACGGGTGATAAAAGAGAGCAATAGTTTCTCCAGCATAAAAACCGATGACCTCCTTGAGGACGTTTCTCAAGAATCAGAAGAACACTATCGCGAACTCGGTCTTCAAGTAGTTTCACGTTTGAGCAGCGAGCTTGAGAATGTTAAGAAAGCAGCAGCTCTTGATGCTGATAATTTAACAGGAACAACTGCTAGACTAGGCCATGGTCTCATAAAAACTAGAGAATTGGTAAACAAAGACACGAATAGCATAGATCATGATAGAGGGTTTCATGAGACAGTTAAGGGTTTTGTGGAGAAAGCCGAGGTTGATGTCACGAGTCTGctggaagaagagaagaaaatcaTGGCTCTAGTGAAGAGCACTGGTGACTACTTTCATGGGAATTCTGGGAGGGATGAAGGGTTAAGATTGTTTGTTATAGTGCGTGACTTCTTAATCATGTTGGATAAGGTGTGTAAGGAGATTCAAAGAGCACCAAAGAAGCCAGTAAAAACTGTGAAACAAGATAGTTCTAAAGGGTCTTCTACCTCAGAAACTCGTCCACCTCCTCCTGATATTCGCCAGAGGCTTTTTCCAGCAGTTGTAGATAGGAGGGCGGATGACTTTAGTAGTTCAGATGATGAGAGTCCATAG
- the LOC130709515 gene encoding formin-like protein 5 isoform X1: MKHFAMTIQRYMGITKACFCIVLVLGIVVVFSIEEKKESHEEFPSQFLDSASGMLDEDTTKVLITCLEDLIHLKKEIGEHDYCIPQESPSCTGEISSEIGSVSRENIQKLINNCHPQLKENFVHCLRKNNFPFHIPQEEDDSTFSSRRYLGHVLPQHVSEKEGGSSDKRQKKKSRKAANNKYHKKAFYRAIAITALVTFIAASLLFLCCCRCCGSGKVKQTDERPLLSMSMGDYSSIGSSSYNNPYKNSMKEEKLGVQSSSNNLVDNKNSTHESQEAGVGRVASRPSFDLKPPPGRVGNTMPPLKPPPGRLDPLPPEPPTSKPSDNATAPPPPSAPPAPPRPGSGITPPPAPPPPGGGGPRPPPPPPPGVKPGPRPPPPPKAGIGPPRAPPRIGPKVAKPLGSGPKAQGNVGAASEDEGDDAPKAKLKPFFWDKVQANSDQTMVWNQLKAGSFQFNEEMMETLFGYSAAPPQKNNGSQKKESSSHDQSPQWIQIIDSKKAQNLSILLRALNMTLEEVSDALLEGNELPPEFLQTLMKMAPTSEEELKLRLFTGDISQLGPAERFLKAMVEIPFAFKRMEALLFMGNLKEELTATRDSFAILEVACKELRSSRLFLKLLEAVLKTGNRMNDGTFRGGAQAFKLDTLLKLSDVKGVDGKTTLLHFVVQEIIRTEGIRAARVIKESNSFSSIKTDDLLEDVSQESEEHYRELGLQVVSRLSSELENVKKAAALDADNLTGTTARLGHGLIKTRELVNKDTNSIDHDRGFHETVKGFVEKAEVDVTSLLEEEKKIMALVKSTGDYFHGNSGRDEGLRLFVIVRDFLIMLDKVCKEIQRAPKKPVKTVKQDSSKGSSTSETRPPPPDIRQRLFPAVVDRRADDFSSSDDESP, encoded by the exons ATGAAGCACTTTGCAATGACAATTCAACGTTACATGGGGATCACAAAGGCTTGCTTTTGCATTGTTTTGGTTCTTGGCATTGTTGTGGTCTTCAGcattgaagaaaagaaagaatcaCATGAAGAATTCCCTAGCCAATTTCTTGATTCTGCTTCTGGAATGTTAGATGAGGACACG ACAAAGGTATTGATCACTTGCTTGGAAGATTTGATTCATTTAAAGAAAGAAATTGGAGAGCATGATTATTGCATCCCACAAGAATCACCCAGTTGCACTGGTGAAATTAGTTCAGAAATTGGATCAGTATCAAGAGAAAACATCCAAAAGTTGATTAATAATTGCCATCCTCAGTTGAAGGAAAACTTTGTTCATTGTTTGAGAAAAAACAATTTTCCATTCCATATCCCTCAGGAAGAGGATGACTCCACATTTTCTTCAAGAAGATATCTGGGTCATGTCTTGCCTCAGCATGTATCAGAAAAAGAAGGAGGATCATCTGATAAACGACAGAAAAAAAAGTCGCGCAAGGCCGCTAACAATAAATATCACAAAAAGGCATTTTATCGCGCCATAGCTATAACTGCATTGGTGACATTTATAGCTGCATCACTGCTCTTTTTATGTTGTTGTCGGTGCTGTGGGAGTGGCAAAGTAAAGCAAACTGATGAGAGGCCCCTTCTCAGCATGAGCATGGGTGACTACTCCTCTATTG GTTCTTCTTCCTACAATAACCCATATAAAAATTCAATGAAAGAGGAAAAACTTGGGGTTCAGTCATCAAGTAATAATTTGGTTGATAATAAGAACTCAACACATGAAAGTCAAGAAGCAGGAGTTGGTCGTGTTGCTTCAAGGCCATCATTTGATCTGAAACCTCCTCCTGGAAGGGTAGGAAATACAATGCCTCCTTTAAAACCTCCTCCTGGAAGGCTTGATCCTCTTCCCCCTGAACCACCAACATCTAAGCCTTCTGATAATGccactgctcctcctcctccctctgCTCCCCCTGCACCACCAAGGCCTGGCAGTGGTATCACTCCACCTCCTGCACCCCCACCGCCTGGTGGCGGTGGCCCTCggcctcctccacctccaccacctgGTGTCAAACCCGGTCCTcgcccaccaccacctcctaAGGCTGGTATAGGTCCTCCAAGAGCTCCTCCCCGAATTGGACCTAAGGTGGCTAAACCTTTAGGTAGTGGACCAAAGGCTCAAGGGAATGTTGGAGCTGCTTCagaagatgaaggtgatgatgctCCTAAAGCCAAGTTAAAGCCATTTTTCTGGGATAAGGTTCAAGCCAACTCAGATCAAACAATGGTTTGGAATCAGCTCAAAGCAGGATCATTCCA GTTTAATGAAGAAATGATGGAGACGCTTTTTGGCTATAGTGCTGCCCCGCCGCAGAAAAACAATGGCTCACAGAAGAAAGAGTCTTCCTCACATGATCAATCACCGCAGTGGATCCAGATCATTGACTCAAAGAAAGCACAAAACTTATCTATTCTGCTACGAGCATTGAATATGACACTGGAAGAAGTTTCTGATGCACTTCTTGAAG GAAATGAGCTCCCTCCAGAGTTCCTCCAAACCCTCATGAAGATGGCACCAACATCAGAGGAAGAACTTAAGCTTAGACTTTTCACTGGTGACATTTCCCAACTTGGGCCTGCTGAGCGGTTCCTGAAAGCCATGGTTGAGATTCCATTTGCTTTTAAACGAATGGAAGCACTTCTTTTCATGGGTAATCTTAAAGAGGAACTCACTGCTACCCGGGACTCTTTTGCAATTTTAGAG GTTGCCTGTAAGGAACTAAGAAGCAGCAGATTGTTCCTCAAGCTTCTTGAAGCAGTTCTCAAAACCGGCAACCGAATGAATGATGGGACATTCCGTGGGGGAGCACAAGCATTCAAACTTGACACACTACTGAAATTGTCTGATGTAAAAGGAGTAGATGGCAAGACTACTCTTTTGCACTTTGTTGTGCAGGAGATAATCCGCACTGAGGGCATAAGAGCTGCACGGGTGATAAAAGAGAGCAATAGTTTCTCCAGCATAAAAACCGATGACCTCCTTGAGGACGTTTCTCAAGAATCAGAAGAACACTATCGCGAACTCGGTCTTCAAGTAGTTTCACGTTTGAGCAGCGAGCTTGAGAATGTTAAGAAAGCAGCAGCTCTTGATGCTGATAATTTAACAGGAACAACTGCTAGACTAGGCCATGGTCTCATAAAAACTAGAGAATTGGTAAACAAAGACACGAATAGCATAGATCATGATAGAGGGTTTCATGAGACAGTTAAGGGTTTTGTGGAGAAAGCCGAGGTTGATGTCACGAGTCTGctggaagaagagaagaaaatcaTGGCTCTAGTGAAGAGCACTGGTGACTACTTTCATGGGAATTCTGGGAGGGATGAAGGGTTAAGATTGTTTGTTATAGTGCGTGACTTCTTAATCATGTTGGATAAGGTGTGTAAGGAGATTCAAAGAGCACCAAAGAAGCCAGTAAAAACTGTGAAACAAGATAGTTCTAAAGGGTCTTCTACCTCAGAAACTCGTCCACCTCCTCCTGATATTCGCCAGAGGCTTTTTCCAGCAGTTGTAGATAGGAGGGCGGATGACTTTAGTAGTTCAGATGATGAGAGTCCATAG
- the LOC130709518 gene encoding uncharacterized protein LOC130709518 isoform X1, giving the protein MINPNFQIPKSILPQNSSKRPVRSPLSSSLSQALLFSVVLPSIFCFISREWHHQAMSPTQRLEILQPPLEVNNKEIVRRQKKLEEEKITGISVSKRKEKSATGKLHVIPPGKMVVVGPKAPDFVIEISMQVQKRAPFNVKKWKKVPDLEKDDIVSRVYNAFDIDQTDHNKAVILATAERLYRSHRGRLHQHFKQYETNEITLKHKPDELSEGDWEYLVDYFSSSGYKVRVEQASMRMLQETYEDAEEDPIINKAFKSVVGERSGYCRGLGAGIQPTKGKSTAGLHEQLVSEREKRQGIEMKLKEVESQFQEERDI; this is encoded by the exons atGATAAACCCTAATTTTCAAATTCCTAAATCGATCTTGCCCCAAAATTCTTCAAAACGGCCAGTGCGTTCACCACTTTCCTCTTCTTTGTCCCAAGCACTGCTTTTTAGTGTGG TTTTACCCTCAATTTTCTGCTTCATTTCTCGG GAATGGCACCATCAAGCCATGTCGCCGACTCAACGGCTGGAAATTCTTCAACCGCCACTGGAAGTCAACAACAAGGAG ATTGTTCGACGACAAAAAAAGTTGGAAGAGGAAAAAATCACGGGCATAAGTGTTtcgaaaagaaaagagaagtcTGCAACTGGAAAATTGCATGTTATTCCACCTGGTAAGATGGTGGTTGTAGGACCAAAAGCTCCAGATTTTGTTATTGAAATATCTATGCAAGTCCAAAAGAGAGCTCCTTTTAATGTCAAGAAATGGAAAAAAGTTCCTGATCTGGAAAAAGATGATATAGTATCAAGAGTTTAT AATGCTTTTGACATTGATCAAACAGATCATAACAAAGCTGTCATTCTTGCTACAGCAGAAAGACTCTACCGAAGCCATAGAGGTAGACTTCATCAACACTTTAAACAATATGAAACAAATGAAATTACGTTGAAACATAAACCCGATGAGTTAAGTGAGGGAGATTGGGAGTACTTGGTAGATTATTTTTCAAGTTCTGGCTATAAG GTAAGGGTTGAACAAGCTTCTATGCGGATGTTACAAGAAACATATGAGGACGCTGAGGAAGATCCTATTATCAACAAGGCTTTTAAATCAGTTGTAGGGGAACGTTCAGGGTATTGTCGTGGTCTTGGTGCTGGAATTCAACCTACAAAGGGAAAATCTACTGCAGGTCTACATGAACAATTAGTGAGTGAACGAGAAAAGCGTCAGGGTATAGAAATGAAACTGAAAGAAGTTGAGTCTCAATTTCAAGAGGAGCGTGACATTTGA
- the LOC130709518 gene encoding uncharacterized protein LOC130709518 isoform X3 has product MINPNFQIPKSILPQNSSKRPVRSPLSSSLSQALLFSVVLPSIFCFISREWHHQAMSPTQRLEILQPPLEVNNKEIVRRQKKLEEEKITGISVSKRKEKSATGKLHVIPPGKMVVVGPKAPDFVIEISMQVQKRAPFNVKKWKKVPDLEKDDIVSRVYIITKLSFLLQQKDSTEAIEVRVEQASMRMLQETYEDAEEDPIINKAFKSVVGERSGYCRGLGAGIQPTKGKSTAGLHEQLVSEREKRQGIEMKLKEVESQFQEERDI; this is encoded by the exons atGATAAACCCTAATTTTCAAATTCCTAAATCGATCTTGCCCCAAAATTCTTCAAAACGGCCAGTGCGTTCACCACTTTCCTCTTCTTTGTCCCAAGCACTGCTTTTTAGTGTGG TTTTACCCTCAATTTTCTGCTTCATTTCTCGG GAATGGCACCATCAAGCCATGTCGCCGACTCAACGGCTGGAAATTCTTCAACCGCCACTGGAAGTCAACAACAAGGAG ATTGTTCGACGACAAAAAAAGTTGGAAGAGGAAAAAATCACGGGCATAAGTGTTtcgaaaagaaaagagaagtcTGCAACTGGAAAATTGCATGTTATTCCACCTGGTAAGATGGTGGTTGTAGGACCAAAAGCTCCAGATTTTGTTATTGAAATATCTATGCAAGTCCAAAAGAGAGCTCCTTTTAATGTCAAGAAATGGAAAAAAGTTCCTGATCTGGAAAAAGATGATATAGTATCAAGAGTTTAT ATCATAACAAAGCTGTCATTCTTGCTACAGCAGAAAGACTCTACCGAAGCCATAGAG GTAAGGGTTGAACAAGCTTCTATGCGGATGTTACAAGAAACATATGAGGACGCTGAGGAAGATCCTATTATCAACAAGGCTTTTAAATCAGTTGTAGGGGAACGTTCAGGGTATTGTCGTGGTCTTGGTGCTGGAATTCAACCTACAAAGGGAAAATCTACTGCAGGTCTACATGAACAATTAGTGAGTGAACGAGAAAAGCGTCAGGGTATAGAAATGAAACTGAAAGAAGTTGAGTCTCAATTTCAAGAGGAGCGTGACATTTGA
- the LOC130709518 gene encoding uncharacterized protein LOC130709518 isoform X2, with protein sequence MINPNFQIPKSILPQNSSKRPVRSPLSSSLSQALLFSVGNSLRALKREWHHQAMSPTQRLEILQPPLEVNNKEIVRRQKKLEEEKITGISVSKRKEKSATGKLHVIPPGKMVVVGPKAPDFVIEISMQVQKRAPFNVKKWKKVPDLEKDDIVSRVYNAFDIDQTDHNKAVILATAERLYRSHRGRLHQHFKQYETNEITLKHKPDELSEGDWEYLVDYFSSSGYKVRVEQASMRMLQETYEDAEEDPIINKAFKSVVGERSGYCRGLGAGIQPTKGKSTAGLHEQLVSEREKRQGIEMKLKEVESQFQEERDI encoded by the exons atGATAAACCCTAATTTTCAAATTCCTAAATCGATCTTGCCCCAAAATTCTTCAAAACGGCCAGTGCGTTCACCACTTTCCTCTTCTTTGTCCCAAGCACTGCTTTTTAGTGTGGGTAATTCGCTCCGAGCTCTGAAGCGG GAATGGCACCATCAAGCCATGTCGCCGACTCAACGGCTGGAAATTCTTCAACCGCCACTGGAAGTCAACAACAAGGAG ATTGTTCGACGACAAAAAAAGTTGGAAGAGGAAAAAATCACGGGCATAAGTGTTtcgaaaagaaaagagaagtcTGCAACTGGAAAATTGCATGTTATTCCACCTGGTAAGATGGTGGTTGTAGGACCAAAAGCTCCAGATTTTGTTATTGAAATATCTATGCAAGTCCAAAAGAGAGCTCCTTTTAATGTCAAGAAATGGAAAAAAGTTCCTGATCTGGAAAAAGATGATATAGTATCAAGAGTTTAT AATGCTTTTGACATTGATCAAACAGATCATAACAAAGCTGTCATTCTTGCTACAGCAGAAAGACTCTACCGAAGCCATAGAGGTAGACTTCATCAACACTTTAAACAATATGAAACAAATGAAATTACGTTGAAACATAAACCCGATGAGTTAAGTGAGGGAGATTGGGAGTACTTGGTAGATTATTTTTCAAGTTCTGGCTATAAG GTAAGGGTTGAACAAGCTTCTATGCGGATGTTACAAGAAACATATGAGGACGCTGAGGAAGATCCTATTATCAACAAGGCTTTTAAATCAGTTGTAGGGGAACGTTCAGGGTATTGTCGTGGTCTTGGTGCTGGAATTCAACCTACAAAGGGAAAATCTACTGCAGGTCTACATGAACAATTAGTGAGTGAACGAGAAAAGCGTCAGGGTATAGAAATGAAACTGAAAGAAGTTGAGTCTCAATTTCAAGAGGAGCGTGACATTTGA
- the LOC130709518 gene encoding uncharacterized protein LOC130709518 isoform X5: MINPNFQIPKSILPQNSSKRPVRSPLSSSLSQALLFSVVLPSIFCFISREWHHQAMSPTQRLEILQPPLEVNNKEIVRRQKKLEEEKITGISVSKRKEKSATGKLHVIPPGKMVVVGPKAPDFVIEISMQVQKRAPFNVKKWKKVPDLEKDDIVSRVYNAFDIDQTDHNKAVILATAERLYRSHRGRLHQHFKQYETNEITLKHKPDELSEGDWEYLVDYFSSSGYKRDLETGKEPNYQD, translated from the exons atGATAAACCCTAATTTTCAAATTCCTAAATCGATCTTGCCCCAAAATTCTTCAAAACGGCCAGTGCGTTCACCACTTTCCTCTTCTTTGTCCCAAGCACTGCTTTTTAGTGTGG TTTTACCCTCAATTTTCTGCTTCATTTCTCGG GAATGGCACCATCAAGCCATGTCGCCGACTCAACGGCTGGAAATTCTTCAACCGCCACTGGAAGTCAACAACAAGGAG ATTGTTCGACGACAAAAAAAGTTGGAAGAGGAAAAAATCACGGGCATAAGTGTTtcgaaaagaaaagagaagtcTGCAACTGGAAAATTGCATGTTATTCCACCTGGTAAGATGGTGGTTGTAGGACCAAAAGCTCCAGATTTTGTTATTGAAATATCTATGCAAGTCCAAAAGAGAGCTCCTTTTAATGTCAAGAAATGGAAAAAAGTTCCTGATCTGGAAAAAGATGATATAGTATCAAGAGTTTAT AATGCTTTTGACATTGATCAAACAGATCATAACAAAGCTGTCATTCTTGCTACAGCAGAAAGACTCTACCGAAGCCATAGAGGTAGACTTCATCAACACTTTAAACAATATGAAACAAATGAAATTACGTTGAAACATAAACCCGATGAGTTAAGTGAGGGAGATTGGGAGTACTTGGTAGATTATTTTTCAAGTTCTGGCTATAAG AGAGATCTTGAAACTGGAAAGGAGCCTAATTATCAAGATTAA
- the LOC130709518 gene encoding uncharacterized protein LOC130709518 isoform X4: protein MSPTQRLEILQPPLEVNNKEIVRRQKKLEEEKITGISVSKRKEKSATGKLHVIPPGKMVVVGPKAPDFVIEISMQVQKRAPFNVKKWKKVPDLEKDDIVSRVYNAFDIDQTDHNKAVILATAERLYRSHRGRLHQHFKQYETNEITLKHKPDELSEGDWEYLVDYFSSSGYKVRVEQASMRMLQETYEDAEEDPIINKAFKSVVGERSGYCRGLGAGIQPTKGKSTAGLHEQLVSEREKRQGIEMKLKEVESQFQEERDI, encoded by the exons ATGTCGCCGACTCAACGGCTGGAAATTCTTCAACCGCCACTGGAAGTCAACAACAAGGAG ATTGTTCGACGACAAAAAAAGTTGGAAGAGGAAAAAATCACGGGCATAAGTGTTtcgaaaagaaaagagaagtcTGCAACTGGAAAATTGCATGTTATTCCACCTGGTAAGATGGTGGTTGTAGGACCAAAAGCTCCAGATTTTGTTATTGAAATATCTATGCAAGTCCAAAAGAGAGCTCCTTTTAATGTCAAGAAATGGAAAAAAGTTCCTGATCTGGAAAAAGATGATATAGTATCAAGAGTTTAT AATGCTTTTGACATTGATCAAACAGATCATAACAAAGCTGTCATTCTTGCTACAGCAGAAAGACTCTACCGAAGCCATAGAGGTAGACTTCATCAACACTTTAAACAATATGAAACAAATGAAATTACGTTGAAACATAAACCCGATGAGTTAAGTGAGGGAGATTGGGAGTACTTGGTAGATTATTTTTCAAGTTCTGGCTATAAG GTAAGGGTTGAACAAGCTTCTATGCGGATGTTACAAGAAACATATGAGGACGCTGAGGAAGATCCTATTATCAACAAGGCTTTTAAATCAGTTGTAGGGGAACGTTCAGGGTATTGTCGTGGTCTTGGTGCTGGAATTCAACCTACAAAGGGAAAATCTACTGCAGGTCTACATGAACAATTAGTGAGTGAACGAGAAAAGCGTCAGGGTATAGAAATGAAACTGAAAGAAGTTGAGTCTCAATTTCAAGAGGAGCGTGACATTTGA
- the LOC130709519 gene encoding 21.7 kDa class VI heat shock protein has translation MASSSKKIEVKTDDQTPRKWCVSLGEDNFKRFFNQANPTVHKVFGDGSLFSPMLFGKFFDPSDAFPLWEFESDVLLSHLRSSNQSTVDWHQRDDGYLLKAEIPGTGKNHIEVHVDHKGKVVEISGQWKQQRDSNDWRCGHWWDCGYVRRIEMPEDADWKNIEAYLYNDTFLEIRIPKKQQGCDVAQGKNVA, from the exons ATGGCTAGTTCCAGCAAGAAGATTGAGGTTAAAACAGATGATCAGACTCCACGTAAATGGTGTGTTTCACTGGGAGAAGATAATTTCAAAAGATTCTTCAACCAGGCTAATCCAACAGTGCATAAGGTTTTTGGTGATGGATCACTTTTCAGTCCAATGTTGTTTGGGAAGTTCTTTGATCCTTCTGATGCCTTCCCTCTGTGGGAGTTTGAGTCAGATGTGTTGTTATCTCATCTAAGGAGCTCCAACCAAAGCACTGTGGATTGGCATCAGAGAGATGATGGATATCTACTAAAAGCAGAAATACCAG GAACTGGGAAAAACCATATTGAAGTCCATGTTGATCACAAAGGGAAGGTTGTGGAAATCAGCGGACAATGGAAGCAGCAGAGAGACTCAAATGATTGGAGGTGTGGCCATTGGTGGGACTGTGGATATGTAAGAAGGATTGAGATGCCAGAGGATGCAGATTGGAAGAACATAGAAGCTTACTTGTATAATGACACATTTTTAGAAATACGAATACCGAAGAAGCAACAGGGTTGTGATGTTGCACAGGGAAAGAATGTGGCTTAA